In a single window of the Rhopalosiphum padi isolate XX-2018 chromosome 1, ASM2088224v1, whole genome shotgun sequence genome:
- the LOC132918093 gene encoding rho GTPase-activating protein 190-like yields the protein MSYRRLKDNKIYCCLKKQYEKTTAIPRCINVAVVGLSGAEKEKGAVGVGKSCLCNRFIKLSSDDFKDDHISLLSNSDFSGRVVNNDNFLYWGDVIKTTEEGTDYMFRVIEQTEFIDDSTFEPFNGVKMDPYIKRCVATKIESPEKLMYICRSQLGIEEKYEQKVLPPGEFNVDGFLCVFDVSVVPGRSIVKQLETVTNILKNIKNTKKPVVLVTTKNDKFNEAYVQEIQKLVSHNEFKKAIPFIVETSAYLNVNVDAAFIALAHIIDRFKGRTKIVPYLESVKNDY from the exons atgagtTACCGACGTCTCAaagacaacaaaatatattg ttgtttgaAAAAACAATACGAAAAGACAACTGCTATACCACGTTGTATTAATGTTGCTGTTGTGGGACTTTCTGGCGCAGAGAAAGAAAAAGGAGCAGTGGGAGTTGGTAAATCATGTCTATGTAACAGATTCATAAAATTATCATCGGATGACTTCAAAGATGATCATATTTCTTTATTAagcaat TCTGATTTTAGTGGACGAGTTGtaaataatgacaattttttatacTGGGGAGATGTTATAAAAACAACAGAAGAAGGTACTGATTACATGTTTCGTGTCATTGAACAAACTGAATTTATAGATGATTCAACATTTGAACCATTTAATG gAGTTAAAATGGACCCATATATCAAACGCTGTGTGGCTACTAAAATCGAATCACctgaaaaattaatgtatatatgtagaagccaattag GTATTGaagaaaaatatgaacaaaaagtGTTACCTCCCGGTGAATTCAATGTTGATGGTTTTTTATGCGTATTTGACGTCAGTGTAGTACCGGGTCGTAGTATAGTAAAACAACTAGAAACtgtaactaatatattaaaaaatataaaaaacacaaaaaaacccGTGGTATTAGTAACtacaaaaaatgataaattcaatGAAGCATATGTTCAAGAAATTCAAAAACTTGTATCTCATAATGAATTTAAGAAAGCTATACCATTTATTGTTGAAACATCTGCTTATCTGAATGTTAATGTTGATGCCGCTTTTATAGCTCTAGCTCATATTATTGATAGATTTAAAGGCCGTACAAAAATAGTTCCTTATTTGGAATCTGTTAAAAACGACTACTGA
- the LOC132929998 gene encoding polycomb protein Pcl has protein sequence MLQIKKESIKRESPEAPTPDSTTVDSKSYICGEEVLVHLNDERFYLGFIAKLRYKESKCLVKFGDNTVKWVFLKNVTRMTCTSTTTQFCNVCNIEALPDDICVCDKCANVYHRKCHKPEVEIPDISVWICFQCKEKQQINRLQVINSVSSTIVPKPVKLPYDLNALQWDIHHRINNLGTYCYCGGPGDWFINMLQCGKCLQWFHEKCVTSLIYPLYLGDRFYVFLCSVCNVGTEFVRRIEMEWSDLVHLALFNMTAYKPQKYYDVDINILPYLDNHWTSMYLPPKILNVPVDDRKVYVVNSLLKDTNHRFEFQGKKPTNMWGLRLKLPPKPPRFTLPAEVPINENLLHHQLRNKLNLSILPPPKKTDFVINERLTESMYSVEGLKFLHQDSHVVMLPKGLPSVGHNVCIKSASPIVPVPRSVIERRIRQQQIETNKRSSRSSSVVTNKVKKSIKKEKVPESRSPSRSTESTPEKYISASEEELTSEDEPDDDEDLDDEDDVDSIRTTDLQSRRSQRLSVNRLLNGRPMARSTLPRETRSASSITLPLSLAPVITQPQVRTTKRRLSEKDLRVDRNGQYLVKRKRLRRNGLQNSGSTPTKRQSKTNCNGRPMYKSYSDFFANHSHSVNRPCSPENAVDSTADLKTLVHSYFGASNRIANGEEYTILCKRTNPDGSEEFLIRWD, from the exons ATGTTGCAGATCAAAAAAGAATCG ataaaaaggGAGAGCCCTGAGGCCCCCACTCCTGATAGTACAACTGTTGACAGCAAGAGTTATATTTGTGGAGAAGAAGTATTGGTTCATCTAAATGATGAACGATTTTATCTAGGATTTATAGcaaaa TTGAGGTATAAAGAATCTAAATGCTTAGTTAAGTTTGGCGATAATACAGTAAAATGggtattcttaaaaaatgtcaCACGAATGACATGTACGAGTACGACTACCCAATTTTGCAATGTGTGCAATATCGAGGCTTTGCCAGATGATATTTGTGTATGTGATAAATGTGCTAATGTATACCATCGTAAATGTCAtaag ccGGAAGTTGAAATTCCAGATATTAGTGTATGGATATGTTTCCAATGCAAGGAAAAACAACAGATTAATAGACTGCAAGTTATAAACTCTGTATCAAGCACAATTGTTCCAAAACCTGTTAAACTACCTTATGAT ttaaatgctTTACAATGGGACATACATCatcgtattaataatttaggaaCCTATTGCTATTGTGGAGGACCAGGAGACTGGTTTATCAATATGCTGCAATGTGGTAAATGTTTACAATGGTTTCATGAAAAATGTGTCACTTCATTGATATATCCTCTGTATCTCGGTGATAG gttttatgtatttttgtgcTCAGTGTGCAATGTAGGTACAGAATTTGTACGCCGTATTGAAATGGAATGGTCAGATTTAGTTCATCTTGCCCTTTTTAATATGACTGCTTATAAACCACAGAAATATTATGACGTGGACATAAATATACTTCCATATTTAGATAACCATTGGACTTCAATGTATCTACCTCCTAAA ATTCTTAATGTTCCTGTTGATGACAGGAAAGTGTATGTTGTCAATTCCCTGCTCAAAGACACCAATCa TAGGTTTGAATTCCAGGGTAAAAAACCCACCAACATGTGGGGACTCCGACTGAAGTTGCCACCTAAGCCCCCACGTTTTACGTTACCTGCAGAAGTTCCAATTAATGAGAATCTTCTGCATCACCAATTGCGCAATAAACTTAACCTCAGTATATTACCACCTCCAAAaaa gactGATTTTGTAATAAATGAACGACTTACCGAGTCAATGTATTCAGTGGAAGGATTGAAATTTTTACATCAAGATTCACATGTTGTTATGTTACCAAAAGGCCTTCCATCAGTTGGACATAAT GTATGTATTAAAAGTGCCAGTCCAATTGTACCTGTTCCAAGATCTGTAATTGAAAGACGGATTAGGCAACAACAAATAGAGACGAATAAACGAAGTTCTCGAAGTTCGAGTGTGGTTACTAATAaagttaaa aaatcaattaaaaaagaaaaagttcCTGAAAGTCGATCACCTTCACGTTCAACTGAGAGTACTccagaaaaatatatatctgcATCTGAAGAAGAACTGACTAGTGAAGATGAACCTGATGATGATGAAGACCTCGATGACGAAGATGATGTTGATTCGATACGTACAACTGACCTTCAGAGCCGTCGTAGTCAGAGACTTAGTGTCAATCGTTTATTAAATGGGCGACCAATGGCTAGATCAACACTTCCACGTGAGACTCGTTCTGCTTCATCGATTACTTTGCCACTCTCTTTAGCACCTGTAATTACTCAACCACAAGTTCGCACTACCAAACGACGATTAAGTGAAAAAGATTTGCGAGTGGATCGTAATGGACAATATTTAGTTAAACGCAAGAGGTTACGTCGAAATGGCTTACAGAATAGTGGTTCAACTCCAACAAAACGCCAGTCCAAGACCAACTGTAATGGTCGTCCAATGTATAAATCTTATTCAGATTTTTTTGCAAATCATAGTCATTCTGTGAATAGACCTTGTTCACCCGAGAATGCTGTAGATTCTACAGCTGATCTTAAAACTCTTGTACATTCGTATTTCGGTGCTAGTAATAGAATCGCTAATGGTGaagaatatactatattatgcaaAAGAACTAATCCAGATGGGTCGgaagaatttttaattagatggGACTAG